From the genome of Candidatus Defluviilinea proxima:
ACTTGGTCATAACTCCAGCCGATGGGTGAGACGATCAATCCTGCCGTGAGAGATATATCAATGAATGTACGGCGGTCCCAGTTTTGTCCGCGTGTGAACCACCAGAGGATGCCAGTGATCAGAGCCGCCAGCCAAATCAGCTTGCCGATCTTATTTTCTCCCAGCAACACAAGCAGGCCATTGATCGTCGGTGTCTCTCTAACAGTACTCATGCCCGAGGTAATTACGCCAAGGAAACTTTGAATCCATGGGGGATAAAATGCGAATAGTACAGTGAAACAAAACCCTAATGCAATGAAGAAACCTGCGAGCGTTTTCCATTCCTTTTTGCGGAGCAGATCAAGGAAGATGATGGGAAGGGTGATAATAACCAAATGCGGCTTAATGGTTGTAAGCACCAGACTTGCCCCGGCAAGATACTGTTTGTTCGATTTGTTGAGCGAGAGAAATAATGCCAGCCCTAATACTTCCCATGTGTTGATCTGTCCAAAGACCAGCGAAACAACCGTCATCGAAAAGCTGAACACAGCAAGCAAGGGAATCCATGTGCGAGAATCGACATTGTCCCATATCAACGTGGCACTATAAAAAAGAACGATGATGTTGAGAATAAGCCAGTAGTACACTGCTGTAGTGAATGGGACAGTTGTGAATGGCAACAACACAACATTCCCAATGGGTGAGAACCACGAATAAAGGGTCTCTGGGTCGCTGCGGGTAGTCAACGTGTGCTCAATTTCCCCTAATGCCACACCATCCGAAAAATCTTGTCCATGTGCAAGAAGATAGGTTGAACTCCAGTAGGCTTGCAAGTCCCAGTCCCCGGCACCGGGAGGAAGCGATACGGGGAACATCAAAATGACTCCCCCCAGTAACAGGATCAGTATGAACTTGAAGACAGTCGGTATGTTACCTGTCTGTGTCATCTTGGATCATTGCACCTTGAGCAGTACCTTCCCATCGCTCCATAACTCTTCGAGATCATAGTATTCACGCATATCGGGTGAAAAGAGATGCACGACCACATCGCCATAATCCATCACGAGCCAGCCTTCTTGACTCTTCCCATCTATGCGGCCTTTTTTCTTGTAATCTTTCTTTGTTGCTTCGAGCACGCCTTTAGCGAGCGCGTCCAACATGCGGTCGCTGGTTCCGTTACAGATAATGAAATAATCAGTAAATGTCGCA
Proteins encoded in this window:
- a CDS encoding DUF2029 domain-containing protein, with product MTQTGNIPTVFKFILILLLGGVILMFPVSLPPGAGDWDLQAYWSSTYLLAHGQDFSDGVALGEIEHTLTTRSDPETLYSWFSPIGNVVLLPFTTVPFTTAVYYWLILNIIVLFYSATLIWDNVDSRTWIPLLAVFSFSMTVVSLVFGQINTWEVLGLALFLSLNKSNKQYLAGASLVLTTIKPHLVIITLPIIFLDLLRKKEWKTLAGFFIALGFCFTVLFAFYPPWIQSFLGVITSGMSTVRETPTINGLLVLLGENKIGKLIWLAALITGILWWFTRGQNWDRRTFIDISLTAGLIVSPIGWSYDQVMLFFPILSILSWATTGKLPKQTAKAFVIILIIANLAAYVLRTFKPSDVWFFWIPFVVLGLYLTGRKQIISSHAASS
- the rsfS gene encoding ribosome silencing factor translates to MVDALEDKKGEDILLLDIKDVATFTDYFIICNGTSDRMLDALAKGVLEATKKDYKKKGRIDGKSQEGWLVMDYGDVVVHLFSPDMREYYDLEELWSDGKVLLKVQ